In a single window of the Syngnathus typhle isolate RoL2023-S1 ecotype Sweden linkage group LG19, RoL_Styp_1.0, whole genome shotgun sequence genome:
- the xrcc2 gene encoding DNA repair protein XRCC2 isoform X2, whose amino-acid sequence MTESGAQLFARLDGRRSVHDIEPRLFPPHAGPGPGAVVELYGTEGTGKTELLYHFLCRAVLPVDAGGLQLEVLFVDTDYSLDVLRLVGILDARLGGAGSSSRPRQPAEARVRECLSRLLVAHCNSSRQLLATLHALETRLASRPGLAFILLDSASAFYWPDRGEGGASVSKQEEKLSKCSQLLGALLSILSEHFLVLILTCHPLARDYRISVFASCHSNQRRCSHTSSSSFSHLCRPWQRLVTHRMLCSRQEVAPAGGGPRAHVFSVHCTSSSSGSKAHKSCSFRVGDGGLEFV is encoded by the exons ATGACTGAAAGTGGCGCGCAG CTCTTCGCTCGTCTTGATGGCCGCCGAAGTGTTCATGACATCGAACCTCGCCTCTTCCCACCACACGCAGGACCCGGACCCG GTGCGGTGGTGGAGCTGTACGGGACGGAGGGGACGG GTAAGACGGAACTGCTCTACCACTTCCTGTGCCGTGCCGTACTCCCCGTTGATGCCGGcggtctgcagctggaggtgctTTTCGTCGACACCGACTACAGTCTGGACGTGTTGAGGCTCGTCGGCATCCTGGACGCCAGGCTGGGCGGTG CGGGGTCGTCGAGCCGGCCGCGGCAGCCCGCAGAGGCACGCGTGCGTGAATGCCTGTCCCGGCTGCTGGTGGCGCACTGCAATTCTTCGCGGCAGCTGCTGGCCACCCTGCACGCGCTGGAAACCCGCTTGGCGTCTCGGCCCGGCCTGGCGTTCATCCTTCTGGACAGCGCCTCGGCGTTCTATTGGCCGGACCGCGGTGAGGGCGGAGCCAGCGTGTCCAagcaggaggagaagctgagcAAATGTTCGCAGCTCTTGGGCGCTTTGCTCAG CATCTTGTCAGAGCATTTTCTCGTCCTCATTCTCACCTGCCATCCATTGGCCAGGGATTACCGGATCAGCGTGTTTGCTTCCTGCCACTCCAACCAGAGGCGCTGTAGccacacctcctcctcctcattctcCCACCTGTGTCGCCCTTGGCAACGGCTGGTCACTCACCGCATGTTGTGCTCCAGACAGGAAGTTGCTCCAGCGGGAGGCGGCCCCAGAGCTCACGTGTTCAGCGTGCATTGCACGTCCTCGTCGTCCGGTAGCAAAGCTCACAAGAGCTGCTCCTTCCGCGTCGGGGATGGCGGCCTGGAATTTGTCTGA
- the xrcc2 gene encoding DNA repair protein XRCC2 isoform X4, protein MTESGAQLFARLDGRRSVHDIEPRLFPPHAGPGPGAVVELYGTEGTGKTELLYHFLCRAVLPVDAGGLQLEVLFVDTDYSLDVLRLVGILDARLGGAGSSSRPRQPAEARVRECLSRLLVAHCNSSRQLLATLHALETRLASRPGLAFILLDSASAFYWPDRGEGGASVSKQEEKLSKCSQLLGALLRDYRISVFASCHSNQRRCSHTSSSSFSHLCRPWQRLVTHRMLCSRQEVAPAGGGPRAHVFSVHCTSSSSGSKAHKSCSFRVGDGGLEFV, encoded by the exons ATGACTGAAAGTGGCGCGCAG CTCTTCGCTCGTCTTGATGGCCGCCGAAGTGTTCATGACATCGAACCTCGCCTCTTCCCACCACACGCAGGACCCGGACCCG GTGCGGTGGTGGAGCTGTACGGGACGGAGGGGACGG GTAAGACGGAACTGCTCTACCACTTCCTGTGCCGTGCCGTACTCCCCGTTGATGCCGGcggtctgcagctggaggtgctTTTCGTCGACACCGACTACAGTCTGGACGTGTTGAGGCTCGTCGGCATCCTGGACGCCAGGCTGGGCGGTG CGGGGTCGTCGAGCCGGCCGCGGCAGCCCGCAGAGGCACGCGTGCGTGAATGCCTGTCCCGGCTGCTGGTGGCGCACTGCAATTCTTCGCGGCAGCTGCTGGCCACCCTGCACGCGCTGGAAACCCGCTTGGCGTCTCGGCCCGGCCTGGCGTTCATCCTTCTGGACAGCGCCTCGGCGTTCTATTGGCCGGACCGCGGTGAGGGCGGAGCCAGCGTGTCCAagcaggaggagaagctgagcAAATGTTCGCAGCTCTTGGGCGCTTTGCTCAG GGATTACCGGATCAGCGTGTTTGCTTCCTGCCACTCCAACCAGAGGCGCTGTAGccacacctcctcctcctcattctcCCACCTGTGTCGCCCTTGGCAACGGCTGGTCACTCACCGCATGTTGTGCTCCAGACAGGAAGTTGCTCCAGCGGGAGGCGGCCCCAGAGCTCACGTGTTCAGCGTGCATTGCACGTCCTCGTCGTCCGGTAGCAAAGCTCACAAGAGCTGCTCCTTCCGCGTCGGGGATGGCGGCCTGGAATTTGTCTGA
- the xrcc2 gene encoding DNA repair protein XRCC2 isoform X1: MAAEVFMTSNLASSHHTQDPDPVRWWSCTGRRGRVSRGRPLSETFSSNAGRRTGKTELLYHFLCRAVLPVDAGGLQLEVLFVDTDYSLDVLRLVGILDARLGGAGSSSRPRQPAEARVRECLSRLLVAHCNSSRQLLATLHALETRLASRPGLAFILLDSASAFYWPDRGEGGASVSKQEEKLSKCSQLLGALLSILSEHFLVLILTCHPLARDYRISVFASCHSNQRRCSHTSSSSFSHLCRPWQRLVTHRMLCSRQEVAPAGGGPRAHVFSVHCTSSSSGSKAHKSCSFRVGDGGLEFV; the protein is encoded by the exons ATGGCCGCCGAAGTGTTCATGACATCGAACCTCGCCTCTTCCCACCACACGCAGGACCCGGACCCG GTGCGGTGGTGGAGCTGTACGGGACGGAGGGGACGGGTGAGTCGAGGCCGCCCTTTGTCTGAGACATTCTCTTCTAACGCTGGCAGGCGCACAGGTAAGACGGAACTGCTCTACCACTTCCTGTGCCGTGCCGTACTCCCCGTTGATGCCGGcggtctgcagctggaggtgctTTTCGTCGACACCGACTACAGTCTGGACGTGTTGAGGCTCGTCGGCATCCTGGACGCCAGGCTGGGCGGTG CGGGGTCGTCGAGCCGGCCGCGGCAGCCCGCAGAGGCACGCGTGCGTGAATGCCTGTCCCGGCTGCTGGTGGCGCACTGCAATTCTTCGCGGCAGCTGCTGGCCACCCTGCACGCGCTGGAAACCCGCTTGGCGTCTCGGCCCGGCCTGGCGTTCATCCTTCTGGACAGCGCCTCGGCGTTCTATTGGCCGGACCGCGGTGAGGGCGGAGCCAGCGTGTCCAagcaggaggagaagctgagcAAATGTTCGCAGCTCTTGGGCGCTTTGCTCAG CATCTTGTCAGAGCATTTTCTCGTCCTCATTCTCACCTGCCATCCATTGGCCAGGGATTACCGGATCAGCGTGTTTGCTTCCTGCCACTCCAACCAGAGGCGCTGTAGccacacctcctcctcctcattctcCCACCTGTGTCGCCCTTGGCAACGGCTGGTCACTCACCGCATGTTGTGCTCCAGACAGGAAGTTGCTCCAGCGGGAGGCGGCCCCAGAGCTCACGTGTTCAGCGTGCATTGCACGTCCTCGTCGTCCGGTAGCAAAGCTCACAAGAGCTGCTCCTTCCGCGTCGGGGATGGCGGCCTGGAATTTGTCTGA
- the xrcc2 gene encoding DNA repair protein XRCC2 isoform X3: protein MAAEVFMTSNLASSHHTQDPDPVRWWSCTGRRGRVSRGRPLSETFSSNAGRRTGKTELLYHFLCRAVLPVDAGGLQLEVLFVDTDYSLDVLRLVGILDARLGGAGSSSRPRQPAEARVRECLSRLLVAHCNSSRQLLATLHALETRLASRPGLAFILLDSASAFYWPDRGEGGASVSKQEEKLSKCSQLLGALLRDYRISVFASCHSNQRRCSHTSSSSFSHLCRPWQRLVTHRMLCSRQEVAPAGGGPRAHVFSVHCTSSSSGSKAHKSCSFRVGDGGLEFV, encoded by the exons ATGGCCGCCGAAGTGTTCATGACATCGAACCTCGCCTCTTCCCACCACACGCAGGACCCGGACCCG GTGCGGTGGTGGAGCTGTACGGGACGGAGGGGACGGGTGAGTCGAGGCCGCCCTTTGTCTGAGACATTCTCTTCTAACGCTGGCAGGCGCACAGGTAAGACGGAACTGCTCTACCACTTCCTGTGCCGTGCCGTACTCCCCGTTGATGCCGGcggtctgcagctggaggtgctTTTCGTCGACACCGACTACAGTCTGGACGTGTTGAGGCTCGTCGGCATCCTGGACGCCAGGCTGGGCGGTG CGGGGTCGTCGAGCCGGCCGCGGCAGCCCGCAGAGGCACGCGTGCGTGAATGCCTGTCCCGGCTGCTGGTGGCGCACTGCAATTCTTCGCGGCAGCTGCTGGCCACCCTGCACGCGCTGGAAACCCGCTTGGCGTCTCGGCCCGGCCTGGCGTTCATCCTTCTGGACAGCGCCTCGGCGTTCTATTGGCCGGACCGCGGTGAGGGCGGAGCCAGCGTGTCCAagcaggaggagaagctgagcAAATGTTCGCAGCTCTTGGGCGCTTTGCTCAG GGATTACCGGATCAGCGTGTTTGCTTCCTGCCACTCCAACCAGAGGCGCTGTAGccacacctcctcctcctcattctcCCACCTGTGTCGCCCTTGGCAACGGCTGGTCACTCACCGCATGTTGTGCTCCAGACAGGAAGTTGCTCCAGCGGGAGGCGGCCCCAGAGCTCACGTGTTCAGCGTGCATTGCACGTCCTCGTCGTCCGGTAGCAAAGCTCACAAGAGCTGCTCCTTCCGCGTCGGGGATGGCGGCCTGGAATTTGTCTGA